In the Desulfuromonas sp. DDH964 genome, ATGATCTACACCAAGTGCGGCATCAACCTGCAGCCCCACAAGAAGAACATGCTCGAGGCGCGGCTGCGCAAGCGGCTGCGCCAGCTCGGTATCGACACCTTTGCCGATTACGCGGACTATGTCTTCAGTGCCGAGGGGCACCTCGAAGAGCTGGTGCCGCTGATCGACGAGGTGACCACCAACAAGACGGACTTCTTTCGCGAGCAGAACCACTTCGAATTCCTGCTGGCGCAGGGGCTGGATGATCTCTCGCGGCAGTTCGGCGCCGGCAGCGAAAGGCCGCTGCGGGTCTGGAGTGCCGGGTGTTCCACCGGTGAGGAACCCTACACCCTCGCCATGGTCCTCAGCGAGTACCAGCAGCGCGTCGGCACCTATGAATTTTCGATCCTTGCCACCGATATCTCGACCCGGGTGCTGGAGCGGGCCCAGCTCGGGATCTACGCGGAAGAAAAGATAGTCCCGGTCCCCGTCGAGCTGCGGCGCAGGTATCTGCTGCGCAGCAAGGAACGCGAGCGCCGGCAGGTGCGGATTGCGCCGGCGTTGCGCAGGCGGGTCAGCTTCCGGCGCCTGAACTTCATGGATGATGATTGGGGGATCCGTGACCCTCTCGACATGATTTTCTGCCGCAATGTCATGATCTATTTCGACCGCCCGACCCAACTGGCCCTGTTGCAGCGTTTCTGCCGCCTGTTGCCCGCCGGGCGGCTCCTCTTCCTCGGCCACAGCGAGAGCCTGCACGGTCTGGGACTCCCCCTGGTGCAGCTGGCACCGTCGATCTACCGGCGCAATTAAGGTCTGGATTATGCCGATTTTGCCGTCCCCAGCAAGGACCAAACCTGCCAGCGACCCGATCCGGGTCCTGATCGTCGACGATTCGTCGGTGGTGCGGCAGACGCTGACCGCGATTCTCTCGGCCGATCCGCAATTGCAGGTGATCGGTACCGCCGCCGACCCCTACCTGGCGGCGGAGAAGATTCGCAAGGAGATCCCGGACGTCATCACCCTCGACATCGAGATGCCACGGATGGACGGCCTGACCTTCCTGCAGAAGCTGATGAATCAGCACCCGATCCCGGTGGTGATCTGTTCCAGCCTCACCGAAAAGGGGGCGGACGCCACCCTGCGGGCCCTGCAGTACGGGGCGGTGGAGATTATCAACAAGCCGCGGCTCGGGGCGCGCCAATTTCTCGAAGAGTCGGGGGTGCTGATCCGGGATGCGGTGAAGGCGGCGGCGGTCGCCCGGCTCCGCCCCTTGAGTGCCCTGCAGCGGCTGGTTCAGCCCAAGCTGACCGCCGATGCGGTTCTGCCGGCGCGCGCGCCGGGGGGCGTGCTCAAGACCACCGAAAAGGTGGTGGTGATAGGCGCCTCCACCGGTGGCACTGAAGCCTTGCGGGTGATCCTCGAGACCCTCCCCCATGATGCGCCGGGGATGGTTGTGGTCCAGCACATGCCCCAGGAATTCACCGCGGCCTTTGCCCGGCGCCTCGATGGCATCTGCCGGGTCGAGGTCAAGGAGGCTGCCGATGGGGACAGCGTCATTCCCGGTCGGGCGCTGATCGCCCCTGGCAACCGCCACGTCCTGCTCAAGCGCAGCGGCGCCCGCTACTATGTCGAGGTCAAGGACGGGCCGCTGGTCTGTCGCCATCGCCCCTCCGTCGATGTCCTGTTTCGGGCCGCGGCCCGCTATGCCGGCGCCAACGCCATCGGCATCCTGTTGACCGGCATGGGCGATGACGGCGCCCGCAGTCTGCTCGAACTGCGGCAGGCCGGGGCGCGGACCCTGGTCCAGGACGAAGCGACCAGTATCGTCTTCGGGATGCCCGGGGAAGCGATCCGGCTCGGCGCCGCTGAGCGGGTCCTTCCCCTGCCGGAGATTGCCGGGGCCCTGATGAAGCTTTATCACGAAGGGTGAGAAGTCACCCCAACGGGAGTTGCCAATGAAGAAGTGGAGCGACGAGGAACTGCTCAGCGCCCTGCGCCAGCGCCTGGATGCCGACCGCCAGGCCTTCAACGACCTGACGGTTATGACCCGCAAGCTCGAAGAGGTCAACCACCGGTTGCAGCAATCGGAGTCGCTGAAGAGTCAATTCCTCTCCAATATCCGTAACGAAATCAACAATCCCCTGACGTCGATCATCGGCCTGGCGGGACAGCTTGCGGCGGGCAAGGCGGGGGACAGGGCGACCGATTTTGCCGAAATGATCTATGCCGAAGCCCACGGCCTCGACGCCCAGCTGCAAAATATTTTCATGGCGGCAGAGCTTGAATCGGGCGAAGCGCTCCCGGAGTGGGCGCAGGTCGATGTCAGCGGGGTCTTGAAGAGCCTGTGCGACCGCATCGAATTCCGCTGCCGGGAAAAGGGAGTGGCCATCAACCTCCAGGTGGCGGACGACCTCCAGTTTGTCAGTGATCAGCAGAAACTTTCCCTGATCGTCGGCAATCTGCTCGCCAACGCGGTCGATTTCAGCCCTCCCAACAGTGCCGTCGGTCTCTTCGCCGAGGTCAGCGGTGAGGCGTTGCAGGTTGTCGTTGCCGATGCCGGTCCCGGGATCGCACCTGAAGATCAGGATCGCGTTTTCGACCGGTTCTGCCAGCTCGACACCGGCACCACCAAGCAGCACCGGGGCCATGGCCTCGGTTTGAGCATCGCCCGCAGCCTGGCCCAGGTCCTGAGCGGCAGCCTGACCCTGGAAAGCACCCCTGGTGAAGGTTGCCTGCTGACCCTGGTCCTGCCGGCGCCGGCGGTCGGCGCCGAGGTGACCGATCATGCCACCGCCGGCAACCTCTTCATGTTCGACGAACCCGAAATCTTCTGAGCTGGCAGGTTGCCTGCCGGCGTCGAGGGGCGTCTGTGGAATTGAAATCCCACTATCTTTATCCCGGGGCACTCTTTGTTCACCCCGAACCGCACCTGGTGACCACGGTGCTCGGTTCCTGCGTGGCGGTCTGCCTCTGGGACCCCCAGCAGGCGATGGGCGGCATCAACCACTACCTGCTGCCGCTCTGGAACGGGGAAGGGTTGCCGACCCCCCGCTACGGCAGCGTGGCGATCCCGCGCCTGGTCGAGCGTCTGATCGAGTTCGGGGCGCGACGGGAACGGTTGCAGGCAAAGATTTTCGGTGGAGCCTCAATGTGGAAGTCGAATGAAGGTCTGCTGGCGGTCGGGGAGCGCAACATCTCCCTGGCCCTCCATCTTCTGGAGGAGTTGCGGATTCCGATTCTCGGCAAGGATGTCGGTGGCATGCAGGGGCGTAAAATTGTCTTCAACAACGGTACCGGGGAGGTCCTGTTGCGCCGCCATCGCGGCCAGTTGCAACCGGCGGCCTGACCAACGCCGGGATTTTGTTTCATGCGTGGGGGAGCATCCGAAGCAAATGCGCAGTCCTTTTCTGAACCTCAAATACTATCTGGCGGGCCTGGCTCTGTTCTGGACCCTGGCGATGGTCGGCGGGACCGTCCTCCACCTGAACGAGGAGGATAGCCAGGTCGTCGCCAACGCAAGGATCGAGGCCGACGCCCTCATGCGGCGCGAGGTTCTTGCTCTGCAATGGAGTGCCCGCCAGGGGGGGGTCTACGTCCCGGTCAGCGCCGAGATCCAGCCCGATCTACGGCTTGCCCGGCTGCCGGAACGGGATGTAACCACCCCCAGCGGCAAGATCTTGACGCTGCTTAATCCTGTCTGCAAAACCTTGCCGGACGACGAACTCGACGCCCGGCGCTATGGTGGCGGGCATTTGGTCAGCACTCGGTCGCCGGATTCCGGTCAGGCGCCCGATGCCTGGGACGTTCAGGCCCTGGAAAAACTCCGCGCCGGAGAAGCGGAAGTGAGCAGCCTCGAACGGCAACAAACGGAGGAGTTCCTGCGGGTGATGCGCCCATTACAGTTTGCGGGGCACTGCCAGGAGTGTCATCCCAGACAGGATTCCGCCGGGAAACCGGTGCAGGCCGGCATCAGCCTGCTGGTCCCCTTAACGCCGCTGCGGCTCGCCGTTGCCGCCCACCAGCAGGCGTTGGTCTCGCGCTATCTGCTGCTCTGGCTCGAAGGTATAGGGGCCCTGCTGCTCGGGTTCTGGATTCTGCGCCGGCAACGGAAGCTCGCCGAACAGAGCGAGGAACGACGCAGCCAGGCCGAACGCTCCATCAACTATCTGACCTACCACGACCCCCTCACGGGCCTCCCCAACCGGCAACTCTTCGACGACCGCCTGCGGCTGGCCCTGGTCCATGCCGGACGTCTCGACCAGCAAGTGGCGGTGGTTCAGTTCGGTCTCGACAAATTCAAGCACGTCAATGGCAGCCTCGGGCATGCTGCTGGCGATTCGCTGTTGCAGGAGGTCGCCCGCCGCCTGTCCCTCTGTCTGCGTCCCGACGATTCCATAGCGCGTTTCGGGGCCGACCGTTTCTTGCTCCTCTTCCCCGGGTTGCGCAAAGCCGAGGACGCCGCCAAGGTCATCGAAAAGGTTCTGCTCAGTTTCGACCAGCCGTTGTTGGTGGAGGAGCGGGAAGTCTTCCTCTCCGCCAGCAGCGGCATCGCCCTCTTCCCCGCCGACGGCCGGGACAGCAATACCCTGCTGCGTAATGCCGAATCGGCCCTCAATCGGGCCAAAGATCTGGGCCGCGGCACTTTTCAGTTTTACGCTCCGGCGATGAACTTTCGAGCCGTCGAACAGATTGCCCTCGACGCCGGTTTGCGCCGGGCGCTGGAGTTGGGCCAACTGGAGGTCCATTACCAGCCCCAGGTCGATGGTGTCACCGGGGAGATCCTCGGTGCCGAGGCTCTGCTGCGTTGGAATCACCCGGAGTTCGGGCTGGTCTCTCCCGACCAGTTCATTCCCATGGCCGAGGAGAGCGGGCAGATTCTGGCCATTGGCCGCTGGGTGCTGGAAACCGCCTGCCGCCAGACGGCCTGCTGGCGGACCGATTTCGGCAAACCCCTGCATATCGGAGTCAACCTTTCCCCACGGCAATTTCAGCAGCCGGATCTGGTGGAGATGATCGAAAGTATCCTGGATGCGACCGGACTGCCGGCCGAAGCCCTGGAGATCGAAATCACCGAAGGGATCCTGATCCGTGATT is a window encoding:
- a CDS encoding CheR family methyltransferase yields the protein MERAGGEAIAEWIAERKRMKTFSDRDFERFSRMIYTKCGINLQPHKKNMLEARLRKRLRQLGIDTFADYADYVFSAEGHLEELVPLIDEVTTNKTDFFREQNHFEFLLAQGLDDLSRQFGAGSERPLRVWSAGCSTGEEPYTLAMVLSEYQQRVGTYEFSILATDISTRVLERAQLGIYAEEKIVPVPVELRRRYLLRSKERERRQVRIAPALRRRVSFRRLNFMDDDWGIRDPLDMIFCRNVMIYFDRPTQLALLQRFCRLLPAGRLLFLGHSESLHGLGLPLVQLAPSIYRRN
- a CDS encoding protein-glutamate methylesterase/protein-glutamine glutaminase codes for the protein MPILPSPARTKPASDPIRVLIVDDSSVVRQTLTAILSADPQLQVIGTAADPYLAAEKIRKEIPDVITLDIEMPRMDGLTFLQKLMNQHPIPVVICSSLTEKGADATLRALQYGAVEIINKPRLGARQFLEESGVLIRDAVKAAAVARLRPLSALQRLVQPKLTADAVLPARAPGGVLKTTEKVVVIGASTGGTEALRVILETLPHDAPGMVVVQHMPQEFTAAFARRLDGICRVEVKEAADGDSVIPGRALIAPGNRHVLLKRSGARYYVEVKDGPLVCRHRPSVDVLFRAAARYAGANAIGILLTGMGDDGARSLLELRQAGARTLVQDEATSIVFGMPGEAIRLGAAERVLPLPEIAGALMKLYHEG
- a CDS encoding sensor histidine kinase; translated protein: MKKWSDEELLSALRQRLDADRQAFNDLTVMTRKLEEVNHRLQQSESLKSQFLSNIRNEINNPLTSIIGLAGQLAAGKAGDRATDFAEMIYAEAHGLDAQLQNIFMAAELESGEALPEWAQVDVSGVLKSLCDRIEFRCREKGVAINLQVADDLQFVSDQQKLSLIVGNLLANAVDFSPPNSAVGLFAEVSGEALQVVVADAGPGIAPEDQDRVFDRFCQLDTGTTKQHRGHGLGLSIARSLAQVLSGSLTLESTPGEGCLLTLVLPAPAVGAEVTDHATAGNLFMFDEPEIF
- a CDS encoding chemotaxis protein CheD — translated: MELKSHYLYPGALFVHPEPHLVTTVLGSCVAVCLWDPQQAMGGINHYLLPLWNGEGLPTPRYGSVAIPRLVERLIEFGARRERLQAKIFGGASMWKSNEGLLAVGERNISLALHLLEELRIPILGKDVGGMQGRKIVFNNGTGEVLLRRHRGQLQPAA
- a CDS encoding putative bifunctional diguanylate cyclase/phosphodiesterase, which codes for MRSPFLNLKYYLAGLALFWTLAMVGGTVLHLNEEDSQVVANARIEADALMRREVLALQWSARQGGVYVPVSAEIQPDLRLARLPERDVTTPSGKILTLLNPVCKTLPDDELDARRYGGGHLVSTRSPDSGQAPDAWDVQALEKLRAGEAEVSSLERQQTEEFLRVMRPLQFAGHCQECHPRQDSAGKPVQAGISLLVPLTPLRLAVAAHQQALVSRYLLLWLEGIGALLLGFWILRRQRKLAEQSEERRSQAERSINYLTYHDPLTGLPNRQLFDDRLRLALVHAGRLDQQVAVVQFGLDKFKHVNGSLGHAAGDSLLQEVARRLSLCLRPDDSIARFGADRFLLLFPGLRKAEDAAKVIEKVLLSFDQPLLVEEREVFLSASSGIALFPADGRDSNTLLRNAESALNRAKDLGRGTFQFYAPAMNFRAVEQIALDAGLRRALELGQLEVHYQPQVDGVTGEILGAEALLRWNHPEFGLVSPDQFIPMAEESGQILAIGRWVLETACRQTACWRTDFGKPLHIGVNLSPRQFQQPDLVEMIESILDATGLPAEALEIEITEGILIRDFDQALENLTDLKVRGVKIAIDDFGTGYSSLSYLVKFPIDRLKIDRSFVAGLESDAGNQVVVNSIIDLAARMHIELIAEGVETESQREILLQNRCRYMQGFLFGRAVNVGTFIGLLSA